Part of the Desulfolutivibrio sulfoxidireducens genome is shown below.
CACATGTGAAAGGAGCGAGCTATGCCTACCGATATTTCCGCTCTAACGGGTTTTACGCTGTCGACTTCGGTAACTGGGGCGGCTCAAGGGGATGGTTCTCCGAACGACAAGGCTTCCGGGGGCATCTTAGCCGCTTCCGGCGACACGGTGTCCATCTCCGAGGAGGGGAAAAAGCTGGCCTCGTCCTCGGAGGCGTTCGCCGTCGCGCAGGGGGCTTCCGAGGCCGACGACGACGAAGACTCCACTGCGGCCAAGGTCAAGCAACGGATCAAGGATGTTCAGGCGAGAATCAAGGAGATCCAGGAACAGATTCGCGCGGTCGAGGAGGAGAACCTGTCCGAGGAGCAGAAAGAGCGGAAAATCCAAATGCTGCAGGAGCAACTGGTCCAGTACCAGTCCCAGTTGGCGGAGTTGCAGAAGAAACTGACCGGTTCCTCCCGGGCCCCTGGCGGGACACCGGCCGAGGGCATGTCCTCGTCCCTGACCTGAGCGGCTCCTGACCACGCTTCCGGCGGCCCCGCAACGTCACGGCGCGGGGCCGTTTTTTTTGTGAAGGGGGGGCGTTCAAGACACGTTCTCACCGGACCGGGGCGAACGTTTCGGCTTGCGTGGGATCGATCCGGACGGCCTCGCCTTTTCCCTGACCCGCCACGAGAGTTTCCTTGGGCGAGGGCTTTCACGTCCCTCTTCCGGAACATCGCATCGCTGATTTTGAATCATGATCGGAAGTCCCTCTTGTGCAAAAAATACATGTGCACGTTGCACATGTGCAGAATGAACGTGTGCACTATGCACATGTACCCCATGAAGGCTGATCCATGTCGGCGGGATCTGAACAGGCTTGGTTGTGAATCAGGAGCCAAAACGTCTGCCGAGCCAATCCATAAAAGGCGTTTCGCATCAATAAAAATGGTTTTTTGAAAAGAATACCATGCTCTGGGGCTAAAGCTTTTGTCATCGCGTCCGATAAGAGCTGTAAATTTCCACCATTTTTCTCAGGGGGTTCATCATGGGATTCGAAATTTCCGCCAGCACCTACGAAACGACCGCGCTTCTCTCGGGAGCATCCCAGACCGCAGCCAGCGGGAGCGCTGACGAAAGCGGCTCCTCCGGGACCACAACCACC
Proteins encoded:
- a CDS encoding FlxA-like family protein, coding for MSISEEGKKLASSSEAFAVAQGASEADDDEDSTAAKVKQRIKDVQARIKEIQEQIRAVEEENLSEEQKERKIQMLQEQLVQYQSQLAELQKKLTGSSRAPGGTPAEGMSSSLT